One genomic segment of Ctenopharyngodon idella isolate HZGC_01 chromosome 7, HZGC01, whole genome shotgun sequence includes these proteins:
- the LOC127515149 gene encoding C3a anaphylatoxin chemotactic receptor-like — protein sequence MQNHSGSSLNSTSWTTVDLVSSGLMSLCFMIGVPGNIAVILFIVQHFKKENFTVQLMLNLAASDILCLITLPVWIYNVLNSIDQSTCKLFTALVYCSMYSSVITVTMLSVYRCLRIRHLQLWSRMSRRRERALLFCGWALSLLFSCPGVLTQEIIESESKMECERNLNTNAKLIVAVMESLLGFLLPFTIMLTSYYYLHKMATQGAFRQSYRPTKLVTRIVILFFIFWAPHQIIKLEEICAIFLKAEPVLSPFGDIAGSLPFINSCVNPFLYAFSSKSLDQHKKSVESKRTKGSQHSQRDHSRAVNSSLTPSKT from the coding sequence ATGCAGAACCACAGCGGTTCCAGTTTAAACTCCACCAGCTGGACGACCGTTGACCTGGTCAGCagtggtctgatgagtctctgCTTCATGATTGGAGTTCCTGGTAATATTGCTGTAATTCTTTTCATtgttcaacatttcaaaaaggaaaatttcaCCGTTCAACTGATGCTGAATCTGGCAGCTTCAGACATCTTGTGTTTGATAACCCTGCCTGTGTGGATCTACAATGTCCTAAACAGCATTGACCAATCAACCTGCAAGCTTTTCACAGCACTCGTCTACTGCAGCATGTACTCAAGTGTGATAACAGTAACTATGCTGAGTGTCTATCGTTGTTTACGAATTCGGCATCTACAGCTGTGGTCCAGAATGagcagaagaagagagagagcgctGCTGTTCTGTGGCTGGGCTCTGTCACTGCTTTTCTCTTGTCCTGGTGTACTTACACAAGAGATCATTGAAAGTGAATCCAAAATGGAGTGTGAAAGAAACCTGAATACAAATGCCAAGCTTATTGTTGCTGTAATGGAGTCGCTGCTTGGATTTCTTCTTCCATTCACAATCATGTTGACTTCATATTATTACTTACACAAAATGGCCACACAGGGAGCGTTCAGACAGAGCTATAGACCAACCAAACTGGTGACCCGGATTGTCAtacttttcttcattttttgggCTCCGCaccaaataataaaattagaagaaatttgtgcaatttttttaaaagcagaGCCAGTTCTATCTCCTTTCGGGGACATTGCTGGAAGTCTTCCATTCATCAACAGTTGTGTGAATCCATTCCTCTATGCTTTTTCCTCAAAGAGTTTAGATCAACACAAAAAGTCAGTGGAGTCCAAGAGAACTAAAGGCTCACAACACTCACAGAGGGATCATTCAAGAGCCGTGAACAGCTCACTGACCCCTAGTAAAACCTGA